The following are from one region of the Littorina saxatilis isolate snail1 linkage group LG2, US_GU_Lsax_2.0, whole genome shotgun sequence genome:
- the LOC138959583 gene encoding uncharacterized protein, giving the protein MSSDWQHGIFGCFDNLGLCIISYFVPCYQFGKNAEAVGENCLTCGFAYLCPIVNIIAAIKIRQKIRDQKGIAGSTVNDLLMICCCTLCALVQEAQEVQGAPGQVSMARE; this is encoded by the coding sequence ATGTCGAGCGACTGGCAACATGGAATCTTCGGCTGCTTCGACAACTTGGGGCTGTGCATCATTTCCTACTTCGTGCCGTGCTACCAGTTCGGCAAGAACGCCGAGGCGGTAGGGGAAAACTGCCTGACGTGTGGCTTCGCCTACCTCTGCCCCATCGTCAACATCATCGCCGCCATCAAGATCCGGCAGAAAATCCGCGACCAGAAGGGCATCGCCGGGTCCACCGTCAACGATCTGCTGATGATCTGCTGTTGCACGTTGTGTGCGCTGGTGCAAGAGGCGCAGGAGGTGCAGGGGGCGCCTGGTCAAGTGTCCATGGCCAGGGAGTAG